The following are from one region of the Methanospirillum hungatei genome:
- a CDS encoding TMEM175 family protein, translating into MKKSDYYERRGLDRIIGISDAVFAFSLTLLAIDLAVPDLQKQQDALLVQGLVDEYSHFLYFFLTFIITAAYWSNHHRIFRFITGYDGILMRLNTFFLLFIIMMPFVTKLINEYGHIQLAVIIAALGYAAPGILLGFIWHYASRRYLHIKKDLPEDFVRLTTFKNYISPVIFLLSIPISFMKPTFALYFWLLLFPAHIITEILFPDIIEED; encoded by the coding sequence ATGAAAAAAAGTGATTACTACGAAAGACGAGGATTAGATCGTATTATCGGGATTAGTGATGCGGTCTTTGCATTTTCTCTCACACTACTGGCAATTGACCTTGCAGTTCCTGACCTACAAAAACAGCAGGATGCACTTCTGGTCCAGGGTCTGGTTGATGAATACTCCCATTTCCTGTATTTTTTCCTTACCTTTATCATAACTGCTGCATACTGGTCAAATCATCACCGTATCTTCCGGTTTATTACCGGGTATGATGGCATTCTGATGCGGCTGAATACTTTTTTTCTGCTGTTTATCATTATGATGCCGTTTGTTACGAAACTCATCAATGAATATGGACATATCCAGCTGGCGGTAATTATTGCTGCACTGGGGTATGCTGCTCCAGGAATATTACTGGGTTTCATCTGGCATTATGCATCGCGGAGATATCTGCATATCAAAAAGGATCTGCCAGAAGATTTTGTCAGACTGACTACGTTTAAGAATTATATCAGCCCGGTCATCTTTCTGCTCTCAATACCAATCTCGTTTATGAAGCCGACATTTGCCCTGTATTTCTGGTTATTGTTGTTTCCTGCCCATATCATCACAGAGATTCTGTTTCCTGACATAATAGAAGAAGATTAA
- a CDS encoding tetratricopeptide repeat protein, whose protein sequence is MAYRGDLDAWYNKGYALKEQGKLDQAIAAFDKALEVGPEDARIWTIKGNTLLELGQHEKAIDAYNHVLRTFPDNADTIVNIASALIEMGRYEEAINECNRALEIDPEHYLAPVFLQQAKEKSKS, encoded by the coding sequence ATGGCATACCGTGGTGATCTTGATGCATGGTACAATAAAGGATATGCATTGAAAGAACAGGGAAAACTAGATCAGGCAATCGCAGCGTTTGACAAGGCACTGGAGGTGGGTCCTGAAGATGCAAGAATCTGGACTATAAAGGGAAATACCCTCCTTGAACTTGGTCAGCATGAAAAAGCCATTGATGCCTATAATCATGTCCTCCGCACTTTTCCGGATAATGCAGACACCATTGTCAATATTGCTTCAGCTCTGATTGAAATGGGGAGATATGAAGAGGCAATAAATGAATGTAACCGGGCATTAGAGATAGACCCGGAGCATTATCTCGCCCCGGTCTTTCTTCAGCAGGCCAAAGAAAAATCGAAAAGCTAG
- a CDS encoding cache domain-containing protein encodes MRTRNGLFFLFLFFNLISLTSIAAVPAPPDLLILTEDYAPFNYVEDNQLKGISVEILESAFHHMDMDISRDSFHLGPWAEGYETALIRNNTLLFTTARIPEREHLFTWAGPLFTDKKVLFGIAGHETHLTSSDITSYRIVAIRNDSGLQLAIDAGTSPDQVIVAETPGQAIAMVENGTADVWSYGEMAGRRMISKYAQNPGLFAPFMEIATVDEYLAFHPDTDPAFVATVNETIREMRQNRAIEGVSEYAQILYRYLPVECHEADITPQMVTDLVNLTCDAIITNTSDSITRINSGEGPFKDPVNPGLYVFVYNSKGTVVAHADDPLLVGKNFSKKADITGKLYHDEIFEGAGTYGTGWVHYVYTHPARSGIYPKKAYYRLVTGIDGDDYIVVSGRYMSCAYLWQSPGGEQDRSIEIEVMPDGKMVLCGTTNTTMQKDILLLRYLPDGKNDPAFGKNGVVRWAGGAGKDDYAFGVVYDNEGRILVAGREHNGHDADVLVLRYTYDGELDTTFGENGVFRYAGPGNGTDSARGIVVRLDGKILITGEMNSSVHKEMIAIQLLPDGKPDTTFGDDGLFVLNITGEGDRYGFGIALDAEDNAVITGGAVRPGDGNSSIVTTRLRNDGSVDESFGLNGTVFYMGEAGGPDYGNWVSVTQDGEILVTGAVADADGSYDIILLKYTNQGVPDPAFGDEGIVLYHGLGYDYAWGQDIQKDGKIIIAGTTEVHGKRYPVLLRYGPDGRPDPSFGEHGVMTFEAFGTGLLYGVHLDNEGNIYANGYITKDGKETSLFVKIHGDDT; translated from the coding sequence ATGCGTACGAGAAATGGACTGTTCTTCCTTTTCCTTTTCTTTAATTTAATTTCGCTCACCAGTATCGCTGCAGTTCCCGCACCTCCTGACCTTCTCATCCTGACTGAGGATTATGCCCCGTTTAACTATGTTGAAGATAATCAATTAAAGGGGATTTCAGTAGAGATTCTTGAATCAGCCTTCCATCATATGGATATGGATATCTCCCGGGATTCATTTCACCTCGGTCCCTGGGCAGAGGGATATGAAACCGCCCTGATCCGAAACAATACTCTTCTTTTTACTACTGCCCGTATACCTGAACGGGAGCATCTGTTTACATGGGCCGGACCTCTTTTTACTGATAAAAAAGTCTTGTTCGGAATAGCGGGTCATGAAACTCATCTCACCTCTTCAGACATCACATCGTACCGAATTGTTGCAATCAGGAACGACAGCGGTCTTCAACTTGCCATCGATGCCGGTACATCACCTGACCAGGTAATCGTTGCAGAAACCCCCGGACAGGCCATTGCCATGGTTGAGAATGGAACTGCCGATGTATGGAGTTATGGTGAGATGGCCGGAAGACGAATGATAAGTAAATATGCACAAAATCCCGGATTATTCGCTCCGTTCATGGAGATTGCAACCGTAGATGAATATCTTGCCTTTCATCCAGATACTGATCCAGCATTTGTGGCTACAGTCAATGAGACCATAAGGGAGATGAGGCAGAACCGGGCTATAGAAGGTGTATCTGAGTATGCTCAGATTCTCTACCGGTATCTCCCGGTTGAGTGTCATGAGGCTGATATCACCCCGCAGATGGTCACCGATCTAGTAAACCTGACCTGTGATGCAATCATCACAAACACATCTGACTCGATTACACGGATAAATTCGGGTGAAGGTCCATTTAAGGATCCAGTGAATCCGGGTTTGTACGTCTTTGTCTATAATTCAAAAGGAACGGTGGTTGCCCATGCCGATGATCCACTCCTTGTAGGGAAAAATTTCTCTAAAAAGGCTGATATTACCGGGAAACTGTATCATGATGAGATATTTGAAGGTGCCGGAACGTATGGGACCGGGTGGGTCCATTATGTTTATACTCATCCGGCAAGGAGTGGGATCTATCCGAAAAAGGCCTACTACCGGCTCGTAACCGGAATTGACGGGGATGATTACATTGTCGTCAGCGGTCGGTACATGTCCTGTGCCTATCTCTGGCAGTCACCCGGAGGAGAACAGGATCGGAGTATTGAGATAGAAGTGATGCCTGATGGAAAAATGGTCCTGTGTGGGACGACAAATACCACAATGCAGAAAGATATCCTCCTTCTCCGGTATCTTCCAGATGGGAAGAATGATCCTGCATTTGGGAAAAACGGGGTGGTGAGATGGGCTGGAGGTGCCGGAAAGGATGATTATGCATTTGGGGTAGTTTATGATAATGAGGGGAGAATCCTGGTTGCTGGAAGGGAACACAACGGTCATGATGCCGATGTCCTCGTTCTCCGGTATACATATGATGGAGAACTGGATACCACATTTGGAGAAAACGGCGTATTCAGATATGCAGGGCCGGGGAATGGAACAGACTCAGCACGTGGGATAGTAGTCCGACTGGATGGAAAGATCCTGATCACCGGTGAGATGAACTCGAGTGTTCATAAGGAGATGATTGCCATACAACTCTTACCTGATGGAAAGCCAGATACAACGTTTGGAGATGACGGGTTATTTGTCCTGAACATTACCGGGGAAGGAGACCGGTATGGATTTGGAATTGCCCTGGATGCTGAGGATAATGCAGTCATAACCGGGGGAGCGGTCCGTCCTGGTGATGGAAACAGTTCGATAGTCACCACCCGCCTCCGGAATGACGGTTCGGTAGATGAATCATTTGGCCTCAATGGGACCGTTTTTTATATGGGAGAAGCAGGTGGTCCTGATTACGGAAACTGGGTGAGTGTCACACAGGATGGGGAGATTCTGGTCACCGGAGCGGTAGCGGACGCAGACGGTTCATATGACATCATCCTTCTCAAATATACGAACCAGGGTGTTCCTGACCCGGCATTTGGAGATGAGGGGATCGTTCTCTATCATGGTCTGGGGTATGACTATGCCTGGGGGCAGGACATACAAAAGGACGGAAAGATAATCATCGCCGGGACGACAGAGGTGCATGGGAAGCGATATCCTGTTCTCCTTCGGTATGGTCCGGATGGCCGGCCTGATCCTTCCTTTGGGGAGCACGGGGTGATGACGTTTGAGGCATTCGGAACAGGATTGCTCTATGGAGTCCATCTGGATAATGAAGGGAATATCTATGCAAACGGCTATATTACCAAGGATGGGAAAGAGACCTCCTTATTTGTAAAGATTCATGGAGATGATACGTAG
- a CDS encoding tetratricopeptide repeat protein, whose translation MLGEKPVLIFIICFFLIICSPVSSAGIPFTGNHTFDNLQELIADIPDESTYLTDYQQGINKTLSDVSSSLTLGKTALKASNASEAERQFSFVIQKSPSSVPAWKGLFVSLVLQEKYDELFNKTQERINLSPYDDWVWIERGRVEQEKNKIPESLQSFNKALALNSKNVFAHYYSAWSHQGLKQNQNAIKAFEKVKVLSPQYGGVDGNIGFLYLGMNEYEKALPYLENALVWYPDWAEARRSKAMILYHLGEKEEALAAFDEAISLNPEYSNTYLSKAEALRDMERYTEALVPVETGLSFEKNNTDLLMMKGDILMDLNRFDEAHGIFENVTTIYEMDPDRKNNVFNGLYSWWARGYSKEQLGETVEAKSTYSTALTELEPYMNSQSSGDQWHLKSKILTGLGEYLQAEVAEKKAQELGYNEQYYL comes from the coding sequence ATGTTAGGGGAAAAACCAGTTCTAATCTTTATTATCTGCTTTTTTCTAATTATATGCAGCCCTGTATCTTCTGCAGGCATTCCCTTTACCGGAAATCATACCTTTGATAATCTTCAGGAACTTATCGCAGACATACCTGATGAGTCAACATACCTGACCGACTATCAGCAAGGAATCAACAAAACACTCTCTGATGTCTCCTCGTCATTAACTCTGGGAAAAACCGCCCTCAAAGCCTCAAATGCATCTGAAGCAGAGCGTCAGTTCTCCTTTGTGATCCAGAAATCCCCCTCCTCCGTTCCTGCATGGAAAGGGCTCTTTGTATCGCTTGTTCTGCAGGAAAAGTACGATGAACTGTTCAATAAAACACAAGAACGAATCAACCTGTCACCCTATGATGACTGGGTCTGGATTGAACGGGGAAGAGTCGAACAGGAGAAGAACAAAATCCCTGAGTCATTACAATCCTTCAACAAAGCCCTTGCCCTGAATTCAAAGAACGTGTTTGCCCATTATTACTCAGCATGGAGTCATCAGGGATTAAAGCAGAATCAGAATGCAATTAAGGCCTTTGAAAAGGTAAAAGTACTCTCTCCCCAGTATGGTGGAGTTGATGGAAATATCGGATTTTTATATCTGGGAATGAACGAATACGAAAAAGCACTCCCCTATCTTGAAAACGCCCTGGTTTGGTACCCTGATTGGGCAGAAGCACGGCGATCAAAAGCCATGATTCTCTACCATCTGGGTGAGAAAGAAGAGGCATTAGCGGCATTTGATGAGGCCATCAGCCTGAATCCTGAATATTCCAATACCTATCTCTCTAAAGCTGAAGCGCTCAGGGATATGGAGCGGTACACAGAAGCACTCGTCCCGGTAGAAACCGGTCTTTCGTTTGAGAAGAATAATACTGATCTCCTGATGATGAAAGGGGACATTCTCATGGACTTAAACAGGTTTGATGAGGCACATGGGATTTTTGAGAACGTCACTACGATCTATGAGATGGATCCAGACCGGAAAAACAATGTATTTAACGGACTCTACTCCTGGTGGGCACGGGGTTATAGCAAAGAACAACTTGGGGAAACCGTGGAAGCGAAATCAACATATTCCACAGCATTAACTGAGTTAGAGCCTTATATGAACTCCCAGAGTTCCGGAGACCAATGGCATCTGAAGAGTAAGATCCTGACCGGCCTTGGTGAATATCTCCAGGCTGAGGTTGCAGAGAAGAAGGCACAGGAACTTGGATATAACGAACAATATTATCTCTAA
- a CDS encoding DUF2117 domain-containing protein: MYERNPEGEPSRLFTIIPHNWFQGGLFIPTHDLTLIFHGADVFDYGDAARLISLLHPRLSLVAGVMARTAAEESGLLVTYDGRRPSEILAESPLDQVVLIHRAKTNASAHRFGSLIHSHLKDRGLILIDPGTCQIFTWEPGDPSLSTWLSEITGYPVVSGNYHDISPPDTRVIGGCLPGEPVFVNGIIIGYATSEEAIISLQNGTIQAVSGIDLKDHGVEKLVRFGCPDVSKAWCKSGNIRISRPKKGTRNVQKGHVVVIDHAAMSCFRAFNPEICGLVTIGDDTTSICGHIGCFRGIPVLGITDGDIDGIVPEGYAPGSVVLQAVRERDDDLGIEIAGKVPNEPVDWDTWVEEIILELGDRVRVVHREPHDK; encoded by the coding sequence TTGTATGAAAGAAATCCAGAGGGTGAACCTTCAAGATTATTCACAATAATACCTCATAATTGGTTTCAAGGAGGCCTTTTTATCCCGACTCACGATCTCACCCTCATCTTTCACGGAGCCGATGTCTTTGACTATGGCGATGCAGCCAGACTCATCTCCCTCCTTCACCCACGGTTATCACTCGTTGCCGGAGTCATGGCACGGACAGCTGCTGAAGAATCCGGGCTTTTAGTTACCTATGACGGAAGAAGACCCAGCGAAATCCTTGCTGAATCCCCGTTAGATCAGGTTGTTCTCATCCACCGGGCAAAAACCAATGCTTCTGCTCACCGGTTCGGGTCTCTCATCCACTCCCACCTCAAAGATCGGGGGCTCATTCTTATCGATCCCGGAACCTGCCAGATCTTTACCTGGGAACCTGGCGATCCCTCTCTCTCAACATGGCTGTCAGAGATAACCGGATATCCGGTCGTTTCTGGAAACTATCACGATATCAGTCCTCCTGATACACGAGTTATCGGTGGTTGTCTTCCTGGTGAACCAGTTTTTGTAAACGGGATTATTATCGGGTATGCAACTAGTGAAGAAGCGATTATCTCTCTTCAGAATGGGACTATTCAGGCAGTATCCGGGATTGACCTCAAAGATCACGGAGTCGAAAAACTCGTACGGTTTGGATGCCCGGATGTATCGAAAGCCTGGTGCAAGAGTGGAAATATCAGGATATCACGACCAAAGAAAGGTACCCGAAACGTGCAAAAAGGACATGTCGTCGTCATTGATCACGCTGCCATGTCCTGTTTTAGAGCGTTTAATCCTGAAATATGCGGTTTAGTCACAATCGGGGATGATACGACCTCAATCTGTGGTCATATCGGGTGTTTCCGGGGTATTCCGGTTCTTGGGATTACCGATGGGGACATTGATGGGATTGTGCCGGAAGGATATGCACCAGGCAGTGTGGTCTTGCAGGCTGTCAGGGAGCGGGATGACGACCTGGGAATTGAAATTGCCGGAAAAGTTCCGAATGAACCGGTGGATTGGGATACCTGGGTAGAAGAGATTATTCTGGAACTTGGGGACCGGGTACGGGTGGTGCATCGGGAACCTCATGATAAATAA
- a CDS encoding type II toxin-antitoxin system VapC family toxin: protein MLYDENSYPQVHQSKQILNDIINHNVQACTSILTWDEIVFVVRKKIGIDESIRAGEKFLSFPNMRLIEPDHEILTIAQDFITTYKIRPRDAIHAASAYHYEAKAFFSDDSDFDCMKEIQRVNLQDYSQ, encoded by the coding sequence ATCCTGTATGATGAAAATTCTTATCCTCAAGTTCATCAGTCTAAACAAATATTAAATGACATCATAAACCATAATGTCCAGGCTTGTACATCAATTCTTACCTGGGACGAAATTGTTTTTGTTGTCAGGAAAAAAATTGGCATAGATGAATCCATTCGTGCAGGGGAAAAATTTCTTTCATTCCCTAATATGAGGTTAATAGAGCCAGATCATGAAATATTAACGATAGCACAGGATTTTATCACTACGTATAAAATTCGGCCAAGGGATGCAATTCACGCTGCCTCTGCTTATCATTACGAGGCGAAAGCATTTTTTTCTGATGATTCTGACTTTGATTGTATGAAAGAAATCCAGAGGGTGAACCTTCAAGATTATTCACAATAA
- a CDS encoding AbrB/MazE/SpoVT family DNA-binding domain-containing protein, protein MNFFNTFSWRKGSGCYPKKNRDQFNLKPGVHLEFSIDDGKIVISPHYSESFLEDFCSIVKDKLKKPIKFKDIIEKENVERINYDLS, encoded by the coding sequence ATGAATTTCTTCAATACGTTCTCTTGGAGAAAAGGGTCAGGTTGTTATCCCAAAAAAAATCGGGATCAGTTCAATTTAAAACCTGGAGTTCATCTGGAGTTTTCTATTGATGATGGAAAGATCGTGATAAGCCCACATTATTCTGAATCATTTCTTGAAGATTTTTGTTCAATTGTTAAAGATAAGCTGAAAAAACCAATCAAATTCAAAGATATCATCGAAAAAGAGAATGTAGAGAGAATAAATTATGATCTATCTTGA
- a CDS encoding radical SAM/SPASM domain-containing protein: MHIEIYSRMGHSITPPLRIISWNLTIRCPLKCPHCYSDAGTRDVSDPLSTTEAFDILDQIKATGNPVVILSGGEPMMREDIFEIARYGTGLGLKMAMGTSGYLFDEKTIQNLKKSGISSVAFSIDSADPVVHDSFRGSPGAWNRAVNAIRSCVGEGIGVQINMTIIKPDPVELDLVVALGKELGVHTYQIFIPVPTGRSMQENYERYGTYEELLKYIIRRYADDPISLRPTCIPQFRRVAEELGVTHPRWGRGCLAGITYCRIYANGDVTPCPYLPAIAGNLRETPLSELWAGSEVFQALRDYNRLQGKCGICEYKTICGGCRARAFSEYGTMVQSCGSLVRPKDIEGELCAEDPLCPYQPKRG; the protein is encoded by the coding sequence ATGCACATCGAAATATACTCACGAATGGGCCATTCAATTACTCCACCACTCCGGATCATTTCATGGAACCTTACCATCCGATGTCCGCTCAAATGCCCACATTGCTATTCTGATGCCGGGACTCGTGATGTGTCAGACCCGCTCTCAACTACTGAAGCATTTGACATCCTTGATCAGATTAAAGCGACCGGAAACCCGGTTGTAATACTGAGCGGGGGAGAGCCGATGATGCGGGAAGATATCTTCGAGATAGCTCGGTATGGAACCGGACTTGGCCTAAAGATGGCAATGGGAACAAGCGGATATCTCTTTGATGAAAAGACTATTCAAAACCTGAAGAAATCTGGTATTTCCAGTGTAGCATTCAGTATTGACTCTGCCGATCCCGTCGTCCATGATTCATTCCGGGGATCTCCGGGAGCATGGAATAGGGCAGTCAATGCCATCCGGTCCTGTGTCGGGGAGGGGATCGGGGTTCAGATTAATATGACCATAATAAAACCTGATCCCGTTGAACTTGACCTGGTTGTGGCTCTGGGAAAAGAACTCGGTGTCCATACCTACCAGATCTTCATCCCGGTTCCAACTGGACGGTCAATGCAGGAGAACTATGAACGATATGGGACCTACGAGGAACTGCTGAAGTACATCATCCGCCGGTATGCAGATGATCCCATTTCCCTTCGCCCCACTTGCATCCCCCAGTTCCGTCGGGTTGCAGAAGAATTGGGAGTTACTCATCCCCGGTGGGGACGGGGCTGTCTTGCAGGAATCACCTATTGTCGAATCTATGCAAACGGTGATGTGACGCCCTGCCCCTACCTTCCGGCCATTGCGGGTAACCTCCGGGAAACACCCCTGTCTGAACTCTGGGCAGGATCTGAAGTGTTCCAGGCCCTCAGGGATTATAACCGGCTCCAGGGAAAATGCGGGATCTGTGAATATAAGACCATCTGTGGTGGGTGCCGGGCCAGGGCATTTTCTGAATACGGCACTATGGTTCAGAGCTGTGGAAGTCTGGTCAGGCCAAAGGATATCGAAGGAGAACTTTGTGCCGAAGATCCACTCTGTCCTTATCAGCCAAAGAGGGGATGA
- a CDS encoding Lrp/AsnC family transcriptional regulator produces MTLDDMDLRILDTLQDDFPLVPDPWEVIGRAVGMSGEEVQKRVNRLADSGIIRGIVPTFESGKRGQMASTLIALRVPERRITEIAAIVNEYPEVSHNFRREHEYNLWFTIAAASSDRIDEIIREILEKTVIPPDAYLNLITIKRYKINVTFPLLDFHGGFHGQF; encoded by the coding sequence ATGACTCTGGATGATATGGACCTTCGGATTCTTGATACCCTCCAGGACGACTTTCCTCTGGTCCCTGATCCATGGGAAGTAATAGGAAGAGCGGTGGGAATGTCTGGAGAAGAGGTGCAAAAAAGGGTAAACCGCCTTGCAGATTCTGGGATTATCCGGGGGATTGTTCCAACCTTTGAATCAGGAAAAAGAGGTCAAATGGCATCAACGCTTATAGCACTCCGGGTTCCAGAAAGACGAATAACTGAAATTGCAGCCATTGTGAATGAGTACCCTGAGGTATCCCATAACTTCAGGCGGGAGCATGAGTATAACCTCTGGTTTACTATTGCAGCTGCCTCATCTGACCGGATAGATGAGATAATTCGGGAGATCCTTGAAAAGACTGTAATACCACCTGATGCATATCTTAACCTCATCACCATAAAGCGGTATAAAATAAATGTAACATTTCCACTCCTTGATTTTCACGGGGGCTTTCATGGACAGTTTTGA
- a CDS encoding Lrp/AsnC family transcriptional regulator — protein MDSFDQILLRELEKGIPLQSHPYSIIGERIGMTGEEVIQRIENLKQAGVIRRVRARINQRSVGIIANALVGWKIPEEETDNAGKALAALPGITHCYQRSIVPGRWEYSLYTVHHGWSHEQVIQEIRMIAEKTGYHDFIILFSTDEYKRTPHTRVDDLDCVI, from the coding sequence ATGGACAGTTTTGATCAGATACTTCTTCGTGAACTTGAAAAGGGAATCCCACTACAATCTCATCCCTATTCAATTATCGGAGAACGAATTGGAATGACCGGGGAAGAGGTTATACAAAGAATTGAAAACCTCAAACAGGCAGGTGTTATCAGGCGGGTAAGGGCACGGATAAACCAGCGAAGTGTGGGTATAATTGCAAATGCCCTGGTCGGATGGAAAATCCCGGAGGAAGAAACAGATAATGCAGGAAAAGCTCTTGCAGCACTCCCCGGTATTACCCATTGTTATCAACGGTCAATTGTTCCCGGACGATGGGAATATTCACTCTATACGGTTCATCACGGATGGTCCCATGAACAGGTCATCCAGGAGATCAGAATGATTGCAGAAAAAACCGGATATCATGACTTTATTATCCTTTTCAGTACAGATGAATATAAAAGAACACCCCATACCCGGGTCGATGACCTAGATTGTGTAATATGA
- a CDS encoding radical SAM/SPASM domain-containing protein, whose translation MNRITQCLHGKGTVSSMMAGEGKTDEIRPEYLAYSPTLRPVVFWNLTRRCNLSCEHCYNASGRDRGTEDELSTKEALSFLDDCRELRVPVLLLTGGEPLMRDDIWELASYARDIGIKTAISTNGTLITPEIVKKIKESGIGYVGISLDGARAETHDRFRNSSGAFEKSVQAFSYCQEAGIRCGVRVTLTRENMHELGDLIDLALQIGACRFCVYWLVPSGRGAASYDALQLTRDEVCAVLDLLQQYAQKTESSVMEFLTVDGPQDAIHLLEWMENSGYEDLPEAKNLVASMKGGCSAGIRVANVTETGEIYPCQFAQLPEFRIGSIREYPFSKLWNDSENPVLKMFREKKEHLTGKCRSCSYLDLCGGGCRVRAYWQSGDFYADDPFCLIKR comes from the coding sequence ATGAACCGAATTACTCAATGTCTGCATGGTAAAGGAACCGTCAGCTCTATGATGGCCGGAGAGGGGAAGACTGATGAGATTAGGCCGGAATATCTTGCCTATTCTCCAACTCTCCGGCCCGTTGTCTTCTGGAACCTGACCCGGAGATGTAACCTCTCCTGTGAACACTGTTACAATGCATCAGGAAGAGACCGGGGAACGGAAGATGAGTTGTCAACGAAAGAGGCATTATCCTTTCTTGATGACTGTAGGGAACTTCGTGTCCCGGTTCTTCTGCTTACCGGTGGAGAACCCCTGATGAGGGATGACATCTGGGAACTTGCATCCTATGCCCGTGATATTGGTATTAAAACGGCTATCAGCACAAATGGAACTCTAATCACTCCGGAGATTGTGAAAAAGATCAAGGAATCCGGAATCGGCTATGTAGGCATCTCACTTGATGGGGCACGGGCAGAGACTCATGACCGATTCAGAAATTCTTCGGGAGCCTTTGAAAAATCAGTCCAGGCATTTTCATATTGCCAGGAGGCTGGGATCAGGTGTGGTGTCAGAGTCACCCTGACTCGTGAGAATATGCATGAACTCGGTGACCTGATTGACCTTGCTCTTCAGATTGGAGCATGCAGGTTCTGTGTATACTGGCTGGTTCCATCCGGACGGGGTGCTGCATCATATGATGCCCTCCAGCTGACCAGAGACGAGGTATGTGCTGTCCTTGACCTATTGCAACAGTATGCACAAAAAACGGAATCATCGGTTATGGAATTTCTGACGGTTGACGGACCGCAGGATGCAATACATCTGCTTGAGTGGATGGAAAATTCCGGTTATGAGGATCTGCCTGAAGCAAAAAATCTTGTTGCCTCCATGAAAGGAGGATGCAGTGCTGGTATAAGGGTGGCAAATGTGACCGAGACCGGGGAGATCTATCCATGCCAGTTTGCACAATTACCAGAGTTTCGAATCGGTTCAATACGGGAATACCCTTTCTCCAAACTCTGGAACGACTCTGAAAATCCGGTCCTGAAAATGTTCAGAGAAAAAAAGGAACATCTGACCGGAAAGTGCCGATCCTGTTCATACCTTGACCTCTGCGGGGGAGGATGCCGGGTCAGGGCATACTGGCAGTCCGGTGATTTTTATGCTGATGATCCGTTCTGTTTAATAAAAAGGTAG
- a CDS encoding MarR family winged helix-turn-helix transcriptional regulator has translation MSTQNHEMVAEKLIELLEIGIDQFTRNTRPFLSGIQEAQYRLLYYLCQFPMESMTNLGKMMYISKPYMTVLVDSLIKDGYVQRLSDPHDRRIINIAITDAGREKLREIRVLMAENLRNQIQRIKQSDLDVLESAATQIIEVYKKYLIR, from the coding sequence ATGTCCACCCAGAATCATGAGATGGTTGCTGAAAAACTGATTGAACTATTGGAGATTGGAATTGATCAGTTTACTCGAAATACCCGCCCCTTTTTATCAGGTATACAAGAGGCACAGTATCGGCTTCTTTATTATCTCTGTCAGTTTCCCATGGAAAGTATGACCAATCTTGGAAAGATGATGTATATCTCAAAACCATACATGACTGTTCTTGTTGATTCTCTCATCAAAGATGGGTATGTGCAGCGTCTGTCTGATCCCCATGATCGACGAATTATAAATATTGCCATAACTGATGCCGGACGTGAAAAATTACGGGAGATACGGGTGCTTATGGCTGAAAACCTTCGAAATCAGATCCAACGGATAAAGCAATCAGATCTTGATGTGCTTGAATCGGCAGCGACACAGATTATTGAAGTCTACAAGAAATACCTAATCCGGTAG